Part of the Tidjanibacter massiliensis genome is shown below.
TTTCTTTCCGACAAGAGGTATATTCGTCTGCATTTCCGGAAATGCAATGTTTGGGAAGCGATTTAAAACGATTCGATTTTGTCATCTCTTCCCATATCAAAACTTATTTGATTGAGGTTAATTTTTATAGTGGGGGTGGTTCCAAACTGAATGAGGTTGCACGTTCCTATTCCGAACTCGCTCCGAAAATCAACCAATTTCCAAACTACGAATTCGTATGGATAACGGATGGAATCGGATGGAAATCGGCGCGTAATAAATTGGAGGAAGCTTTTGCCGTTATTCCAAAAATTTATAATTTAGCAACGGTAACTGATTTTATTACCGGGATAAAAAACGGAACTTTATAATACGACAAACCTTATGCTATGCAATAAAGACCATTCTAGCATTCAGAAGATTATGCAGGAACTTCCTGATGACCAAGGTGGTATCGGACGACATAAATGCGCTGCCTGTGCATATGAACAAGGTTATCAAGATGGCCGCAACCGTATCATGACTATTGATATTGCTCAAGTTGTCGGTAGTTTGAGCGAAAGCCAGGCACAAAATCAAAGACATAAAAGTCCTCACGTCGCCTATATGCGAGGTTACTATGACGGCATTCTGAAGAGCTTCAGCTAGATACCCATAATCATTGTTCCCTGAATCCCGGCGCGGTCAGCGAAAGTTCGCTGCCGTCGGGGGTAACGAGCCTCGTACCGGTCGAGGCAGGTGTGATGTGACCGATGATGTCGATACCTCCTATACCCGCTATTTTGGCCTGCTGGGTCACGGGAACGGTAAAGAGCAGTTCGTTGTCATCGCCTCCGTTGAGGGCAGCCACTACCGGATCGGCATGCAGCTCTTCGGCCATCTTATGAGTTTCCCGGGCTATCGGTATCCTTTCGAGATAGAGTCTGACACCGCATCCGGAATTTTTGCATATCTGCAGCATGTCCGACGCCAGCCCGTCGGAGAGGTCTATCATGGAAGTGGGTACGATACCGGCCGACCGGAGCGAAGCAACAGTATCGGAGGCCGCGGTCGGTTTCAATTGCCTGCGCAGCAGGTATTCATACCCCTCGAACTGGGGCTGGGGAGAATCATTGCCCGCAAAGGCACGCTTCTCCCGTTCGAGCAGGTGAAGTCCCATATAAGCCGCACCCAAGTCGCCCGTAATGCACACGATGTCATTGACACGAGCTCCGCTGCGGTACGCTATTTTGTCCTTATCCACACTCCCTGCCACCGATACGCTGATGGCCAATCCATTCACGGACGCCGTCGTATCGCCTCCCACGAGGTCTATCCGATAGTCTTCGCATGCACTCCGTATTCCCGAATACAGCTCTTCCAGGTCCTCTACCGAAAATTTGGCCGATACGCCGATGCAGACAGTCAGTTGTTCAGGCGTTCCATTCATGGCGTATATGTCGTTGATTCCCACGACGACTGCCTTATAGCCTAAATGTTTCAAAGGGAAATAGACCAGGTCGAAATTGACGCCCTCCAGCAACATGTCCGAGGAGAGCAACAGATAACGTTCTCCGGCATCTATTACAGCGGCATCGTCCCCGGCGCCCAGCACCGTGGATGCGTTACGTATGGGAAACTGGCAGGTAAGCCGCTCTATCAGTCCGAACTCTCCGAGCTCGGCTATCTCCGTTCTTTTCGCAGGCATATTTTTTTGTTTATCGTTTGTTCCGCGGCTGTCCGACCAATTTGTCGGAGCGGCAGCAGGGTGGTATTTGTACTTATTTTCCGGCAGTGCTTTCCACAAAGTTACATTATTTTTGGTTTGGTGGAAAATCTGGTTAATTTTGTCGGCTGTTAATCTGATAACAACCAAAAGTCAACCTTATGATAAACATAGTCTTGTTCGGCCCTCCCGGAGCAGGGAAGGGAACCCAGGCGAAGATGCTGAGTGAGAAGTACGGCTTTAACCACATCTCTACCGGCGAGGTCATCCGAAACGAAATTCAGCGCGGGACGGAACTCGGACTGCAGGTGAAAGAGGTCATCGAGAGCGGCAGGCTCGCGTCGGACGAACTCGTGATAGGTATTATCGAAGAGTACCTTGCGTCGCACGGCGACAGCAAGGGCAATATTTTCGATGGTTTTCCGCGTACCACGCATCAGGCGGAAACGTTTGATGTAATAATGGAAAAACGTTCCGACAAGGTGGATGTGATGATATCGCTCGACGTTCCGGACGAAGAGTTGATTTCCCGGCTTCTCCTGAGGGCGGAGGTCAGCGGCAGGGCGGACGATGCCGACGAAGGAGTCATCCGTAACCGGATAGACGTCTACAAGGCACAGACAGCCGTCGTCGCCGACCATTATGCGCGGCAGGGCAAATATATCCCCATCAACGGGCTCGGCACTATCGAAGAGGTATTCGCCCGCCTTTGCGAGGTTATCGACAGGGTAGTCGCGAAAGAAGTCAGGTAAAAGCCATGGCGTACACGACGCAGGGGGCGCTCCGGAATTTATTTTCGGAGCACCTTTTCGTATTATCACCGCAATAATAGTTATTGCAACTCCGGACCGGAAGTGTTATATTTGTCTACAATGATACGCGCCTGCTGGCGTGAGTACAACTCAACTGACCTAAACCTGCTGTTATGAAACGACTTCTTTTAGTCCTCCTTTTCTCCGGAATCTTCTCCTATGCGGTCGCCCAGTCCGAAGTCTGCCAGCCGCAACTCAAAGCTCTTCCCGACACCGACCAACTGTTGAAAAGGGGAGAATGGAACCATCGGCTTCAGCAACATCGGTATTCCGGTGTACAATGGACTGCCCCATCTGAACGGTGCCTACACCTATCGCGTTGCTTCCTGGCTCGCTCTGGGCGAAGGCGCAGGTCTTCGGGTGGTGATGACAGACATTGCCGTCCAACTGTTCGCAAGAATCCAAACCGAAGTGCCGCAATGGAAAGTATAGCCTTTTCTTATTTTGGACGCAGGGGGTGCAGGCGGCACGTCGGCCGTCGATTTTATAGGTGGGTGCGCGATTCAAACTTCGTAATGGGGATACCATAACATGTCGGTGGCGGAACTTACACGACCGGATACGCTATTGTAACCAACGAATTTTTTCCTTTGCCTCTCTGGCATTTCGGCTATACATTTAACCAACCTGACCAATGAAAAGAAAACTTCTCCTTTTATGCGTTGCAACGCTTCTCGCTCTGGCAGCGACGGGACAGACTCCCGTTCGGCAGAAACCGCCGAGGGGACGCTGGGGTGCGGAAGTGAATACCTACGTAGCTCCATTCATCGACGGCGCAATCTCTGTGGACGGAATCTACAATTATGCGGTCGCCGACTGGTTTATCGTCGGGGCCGGAGCCGGAGTGCTCCACTCCGCCACGAGTTATAGTAACTATACTGCCCTGATGTACGGACGGGCATTTGTACGGCTGCGGTTCGAAGTACCGAAATGGAGAGTTTCCCCCGTTCTTCTCGAGGATTTCAGCCTGGGAGTACTTCTTTCCCGACAAAATTACGATACTTTCTGGCCTGAAAGCAATTTCATCCTCGGAGCCCGGTTTAGGCTGCGCAACGACGACCGGATAACCTTCGGCATCGGCATCCGGAACATATGGGTTTTTCATGGATGTATGCCTTTCGCCACAGGACCGTCCGTTCATTTCGGATATACGTTTTAGGGGGAGTACGGGATTCTTCGTACGGTCGGGAATGCCCGTATTTGCATCGTCCGACAGCAGCGATTGTGGTTCCGTGCGAGGATGGGAGAGAAACAGCTCCGCCCGTACGGAACGCAGTATTTCGGAGGTCAGGTATAAAACAGACGATTGCAAGTGGGAAGCACAGGACACGTCAGGCCATACCACTCTTCTTTGTTCCCCTGCCTTTCGCCGAATCGCTGACGTTTTTTAGTCGCCAAAACTTATATCCCGGTCCCTTCCGCAGTATTTTTATTATTATCGTTGTTTCTTTCTCTCTTTTTACCTACTTTTAATCCCGTTAAATCTCAAAACATATTCGGTATATGGAAGAAAATCTACCTAAATTTGAAAACAGGGAGGAATTGGTCGTAAACAGTGACATGGCAATCGATTTGAGAAAAGCGATGTCGTGGGCGAAATTTCTCTCCATCATGATGTTTATCGGAACAGGCATGATGTTCCTTCTGTCAATTGTTTGTTTCGCCGTTGACCCGAGCACTTGGTTCGACAACGACATGGAGCCAGGTGCGGGCGGTATCTTGGGTGGCGGCTATCTGGCAGTGACCGTCATCTACTTTTTCCTTTCCTACTTCATGTATATGTTCTCGGTCAAGATTAAACGAGCCATTGCCGACGGGGATAAAGCGGCGTTCGGCAGCGGTATCCGGAACATGAAATACTATTTCCAACTCGGCGGTATTCTGACCATCGTAGCGCTCGGTCTCGTCGTGCTCCTGATAATTCTGGGTCTGATAGGCATGGCCGCATTCCTGTCGATGTAACATCTCCGAATTAAAAAACGAGCGGGGCCCCTACAAGAGGTCCCGCTTGCTTTTTGGTCGTCCGCCATTTAGAATTCGTGTATCACAATGCCGGAACGGAGTTTCGGTTCGAACCACGTCGTCTTCGGAGGCATGATGTTCCCGCTGTCGGCAATGTCGATGAGCTGCTGCATGGAAACGGGGTAGAGGGCGAAAGCCACCTTCATCTCACCGCTGTCCACACGACGCTGGAGCTCGCCGAGCCCGCGGATACCACCTACGAAATCTATCCTCTTGTCGGTACGCAGGTCCTTAATGCCGAGGATATTATCGAGAACGAGATTGGAGAGTACCGTCACGTCGAGTACGCCGATAGGATCTGCATCGTTGTACGTTCCCGCCTTGGCCGTCAGGCTGTACCATTTGCCGTCGAGATACATGCCGAAATTGTGGAGCTTGTTGGGCTTGTAAATCTCCTTGCCCATCTCCTTCACGTCGAAATCCTTCTTCAACGCATCGAGGAACTGTGCCGGAGTAAGGCCGTTCAGGTCTTTTACCACGCGGTTGTAATCGATGATGTTGAGCTGGTTGGCCGGGAAGAGCACGGCGAGGAAATAGTTGTACTCCTCTTCGCCCGTATGGTGCGGATTGGCTTTCATCCGCTCTTG
Proteins encoded:
- the thiL gene encoding thiamine-phosphate kinase, which produces MPAKRTEIAELGEFGLIERLTCQFPIRNASTVLGAGDDAAVIDAGERYLLLSSDMLLEGVNFDLVYFPLKHLGYKAVVVGINDIYAMNGTPEQLTVCIGVSAKFSVEDLEELYSGIRSACEDYRIDLVGGDTTASVNGLAISVSVAGSVDKDKIAYRSGARVNDIVCITGDLGAAYMGLHLLEREKRAFAGNDSPQPQFEGYEYLLRRQLKPTAASDTVASLRSAGIVPTSMIDLSDGLASDMLQICKNSGCGVRLYLERIPIARETHKMAEELHADPVVAALNGGDDNELLFTVPVTQQAKIAGIGGIDIIGHITPASTGTRLVTPDGSELSLTAPGFREQ
- a CDS encoding adenylate kinase translates to MINIVLFGPPGAGKGTQAKMLSEKYGFNHISTGEVIRNEIQRGTELGLQVKEVIESGRLASDELVIGIIEEYLASHGDSKGNIFDGFPRTTHQAETFDVIMEKRSDKVDVMISLDVPDEELISRLLLRAEVSGRADDADEGVIRNRIDVYKAQTAVVADHYARQGKYIPINGLGTIEEVFARLCEVIDRVVAKEVR